The Candidatus Woesearchaeota archaeon sequence TTTCCTCTGTCAAGGCAGCGCCATAAATCCCCCTTATCCCTGAGAATGATTCAACCAGATAGCTCATGGGGCTAATCCTTGTTTCGGGCTTTATATAATTTATCCTCTCCATTGTCTTGATCTGCCTTATTACTGGCATCACTGCAAAATTTATCTCTCATGGCTCGTAGCAAAGCTTTTTATACATAGAAAACAAAAGAATAAGCAGCCATATTTGCCTTTAGGTTTAAGGGCAGGCATATCGCATATCAATTGAGAGGGGTGGGCGCATTGCAGGAAGAAACACAGGAACTTGGCGGCAGCATTGAGCTTACTGGCTTTAAGGACATGGATGGAGCAACCATGGTGGTTCTGAAGAAGATTGTTGGCACATATGCAAGGAAATTCAGCGAACTGTGCAGGAACTTCGAGAAGCTTTCCGTCACCATGAAAAAGGTGCACGAGAGGGAAAAATCTGAAAAGTATGAAGTCCATGCCAAGGTGCTGGACAACGGCAAGCCGATTGTATCGGCGGTAACGGATTTCAACCTCTTTTTTGCAATTGACAGCGCCCTCAAGAAGGTCGAAAAGGAAATCCACAGCTCATGAAGAGACAATCCCCTCATCATGGAATCAAAATGGACTTTTTGCAGGATAAGGCAATCAGTGTAATAGTGCACCCGAATTCTCCAAGGAATGAGATCAAGGCCCAGGACCCTGAAACCGGAGCTTACAGGGTCAATATATCAGCGCCGGCAGAGAAAGGCAGGGCCAACAAAGAGCTGCTGAAATTCCTCAAGAAGGAG is a genomic window containing:
- a CDS encoding DUF167 domain-containing protein, translated to MDFLQDKAISVIVHPNSPRNEIKAQDPETGAYRVNISAPAEKGRANKELLKFLKKETGRECRIISGAGSRKKLLRFL